A region from the Parasphingopyxis sp. CP4 genome encodes:
- a CDS encoding SIMPL domain-containing protein: MRYMIFGLAAAVSLASAAAAQVATPVPVIEGTRLDIVATGESLRTPDIVVINAGIVTEAPTASDALRANNRQMNGVFRALRSAGFADRDIQTASISLRPRYDHSNRNERRLLGYTASNQLTIRFRDVDQAGTVIDMLVAQGVNQINGPSFQVDSPEDALDEARRDAITTARARAQLYAAAAGMRVVRIVAISEAGASRPPVVMQRMASAAMDMAESVPVAPGEQRLTANVSVTFELQ; encoded by the coding sequence ATGAGATATATGATCTTCGGCCTCGCAGCGGCAGTTTCACTGGCATCAGCAGCGGCTGCACAGGTAGCAACACCGGTCCCGGTCATTGAAGGAACGCGACTCGATATCGTGGCGACGGGCGAGTCGCTGAGGACGCCGGATATAGTGGTGATCAACGCCGGCATTGTTACTGAAGCGCCAACAGCATCTGATGCGCTCAGGGCGAATAACAGACAAATGAATGGCGTGTTTCGGGCTCTGCGGTCCGCCGGTTTTGCCGATCGCGACATCCAAACCGCGTCGATCAGCCTCCGCCCGCGCTATGATCATTCGAATCGCAACGAGCGTCGCCTGCTCGGTTATACGGCATCGAATCAATTGACGATTCGATTTCGCGATGTCGATCAGGCGGGGACCGTCATCGACATGCTGGTCGCCCAGGGTGTGAACCAGATTAACGGACCAAGCTTTCAAGTAGATTCGCCGGAGGACGCCCTGGATGAGGCGCGCCGCGACGCGATCACCACTGCCCGCGCCCGCGCTCAGCTGTATGCGGCAGCAGCCGGGATGCGGGTCGTACGCATCGTCGCGATCAGCGAAGCCGGTGCGTCACGTCCACCGGTTGTTATGCAGCGCATGGCCAGTGCCGCGATGGACATGGCCGAGTCGGTTCCGGTCGCGCCGGGCGAACAGCGGCTTACCGCCAATGTGTCTGTGACGTTCGAGCTGCAATAA
- a CDS encoding efflux RND transporter periplasmic adaptor subunit: MNVETRFAGDAAPMSEFEEEERRRDRRRRIIIIATILGALVIAAAYFMFQGGAGEGAGAAAGEDGPARVLPTVTVIVPGSQSISNTISASGTLDARRPMPVGVAGEGGQIARVMVDAGDWVGRGQVLATIESSVQSQQVGGASAQLEVARANLALAQANLDRSLQLVERGFISQADIDRLTATRDAERARVNVAGAQLNELRARAGRLAIRAPAAGLVLTRNAEPGQVVSAGSGALFMLAQGGEMEMNARVSESDLRGMSVGQQATIIPVGTADRFEGQVWQLSPTIDAQSRQGTASVALSYQEGLRPGGFATAEIISGSIDAPMLPESAVQSDSAGNYVYVINEDNIVERRDVTIGTVGSAGITIREGLAGDERVVRSAGAFLNPGDEVIPQRMSQEDES; this comes from the coding sequence ATGAATGTTGAAACGCGCTTTGCGGGTGACGCCGCGCCGATGAGCGAATTCGAAGAAGAAGAACGGCGCCGGGATCGACGGCGGCGGATTATCATCATTGCGACCATCCTTGGTGCGCTGGTGATTGCTGCTGCCTATTTCATGTTCCAGGGCGGTGCCGGTGAAGGCGCTGGCGCAGCAGCGGGCGAAGACGGCCCGGCACGCGTATTGCCGACCGTTACGGTTATCGTTCCGGGTTCGCAGTCCATCTCCAACACGATTTCAGCCAGCGGGACGCTGGACGCCCGGCGTCCGATGCCGGTCGGTGTGGCTGGTGAAGGCGGGCAGATCGCGCGTGTAATGGTCGATGCCGGCGATTGGGTCGGTAGAGGGCAGGTTCTCGCGACCATCGAAAGCTCGGTCCAGTCACAACAGGTCGGCGGCGCATCTGCGCAGCTCGAGGTGGCCCGTGCCAATCTTGCGCTTGCCCAAGCCAATCTCGATCGTTCGCTCCAGCTGGTTGAGCGTGGCTTTATCAGTCAGGCCGATATCGACCGTCTGACCGCAACCCGCGATGCCGAGCGCGCACGGGTTAATGTCGCCGGGGCCCAGCTCAATGAGCTTCGCGCCCGGGCAGGTCGCCTGGCGATTCGTGCGCCGGCCGCTGGGCTGGTGCTCACGCGCAATGCCGAGCCTGGCCAGGTCGTGAGTGCCGGTAGCGGCGCCTTGTTCATGCTCGCCCAGGGCGGTGAGATGGAAATGAATGCCCGCGTATCGGAATCCGATTTGCGCGGTATGTCCGTAGGCCAGCAAGCCACAATCATCCCGGTCGGCACCGCCGATCGCTTTGAAGGCCAGGTCTGGCAACTTTCGCCAACCATTGACGCGCAGAGCCGCCAGGGCACCGCGAGTGTCGCATTGTCCTATCAGGAAGGCTTGCGTCCGGGCGGATTTGCCACGGCGGAAATCATCAGCGGATCGATTGATGCGCCGATGCTGCCAGAATCTGCGGTCCAGAGCGACAGCGCCGGCAATTATGTCTATGTTATCAACGAAGATAATATCGTGGAGCGCCGCGACGTGACGATCGGAACGGTCGGCAGCGCGGGCATCACGATCCGTGAAGGTTTAGCTGGCGATGAACGGGTCGTTCGCTCGGCCGGTGCCTTCCTGAACCCGGGCGACGAAGTGATACCGCAGCGTATGTCCCAGGAAGATGAGAGCTAG